In the genome of Silvanigrella paludirubra, the window TTATTTATACTTTTGAAACACCATTTATTATTTATTTTAAAATAAAATAATAAGGACTCAAATATATAATTTTCTATTTATTTTTGGGGGCAACATGAAAATTTATTTTCCTATTCGTTATTCAATGGCATACATTTTAGCTGGTAGCATTTTAATTTCATCCTGTAATAGGGGATCAAATGATTCAAACTCTCAAAGTCCTAACAGCGGTAATTCGAATGTAAATCCAAGTTCTGCAACAAATTCTGCTCAAAAAAAAGTAGAAGATATTATTCAAAAAGTATCGCCTTCAATAGATTCTTTTCTGGGCAAAGGTTACAACTCTTTACTTTCTATGAATACTCAAGGAGCTTGTTTAGGTAATGTAACAGCAAAGTTTATTCCTAAATTAGAAAATACAACTACATTTGATAAGATCGATTCTTTTGAAAGTCTTTATAACTCTTTTAATATTGGAACATCATTTTTTGGTGGTCTAAGCTTTTTATCCATTCCCTTAATAAGTGCTAATGCTGGTTTTAATTATTTAAATTCATTCCAATTTAATCATTATACAAGCAATATGGTAATGACTGTAAAAAGACAGGTAGGTACAAGACAAATTGATTTTGCTTACAAAGACGTTCCTTACTACACAATAAATCCTGAATATGAAAATATTTCTACAAATCAATTTGCTCTTCTTTGTGGAGATAGTGTTATTGTAGAACAAAAAGCAGAATCTAGTATTTATGTTGCTTTAAAATTTTCGTTTGCCAATTCAGATTCTAAAAAATCTTTTGATATGGGTTTTGGTGGGAAATTCTCCTTGCCAATCCCTGCGGGAGCCATTCCAACTGGAGTTTCTGTACCACTTGGATTTAGCGCTATGTTTAGTAATGTTGATTCAAAGACAAAACAAAATACAACCGTTACTATTTTAGCAAGACAAGTTGGTGGTGATGATAATAAATTACCTGAAGCATTAAAAAATGGACAATCCTGTAATTTATCTAATACGGAAGCTTGTAGCGAATTATTTAAAACAGTAAATGATTACGTATCTACAAATTATCCTAGTCAATTTAGCGATAAAGATATAGAAAATCTTGAAAAAAATCCTGAAAAATCAAAATATATTCTTTCAACAAGTCAAACAACTCAATATAGCTTGTTGCCAATAAGAAACAAAGAAAAATTTGTTCAACAAGATATTGCGAATAAATTAAATGAAAACATTGATATTAAGAATCAAATAAAAAACAAAATAAGTAAACAAATTAATGATTTTTATTATATGCTTAATTTAAAAAATAGCGACTCCTATAAAAATGCTTTACTTGCAAGCAGTGAAAAAAGTATTATTGATGAAAACTTCACATTAATTGACAACACATTTACAAAAATAGGTTCTATAGTAAATGTTTGTTATGATGATATTAATAAATGCCTAAATGAGATTAATAATATATTTACACCTAATTCAATGTACAAACCGATTGATGATACCGTAAGAAAAGTTCTTGTAGATGGAAAAATTGTCGGTCGATCAATTAAAACAAATACATCTAGTGGAACCGATGCCTTTCTTACACCAAGAGAATTAGAAAAATATGATACGATTTATATAAAAGTAATTTCTCAAGATGGAAATGTCTTAAATCTAAAAACCGATCCAAATACAAAAGCGGAAGAGTCCTATTTAGCAAAAGTAATTTGTGGAGCAAATGGCAGAAGCCAAACAAGTGGAAACATCACTCTATATGAAAAATCTCTTATAAAATTCAAAGCAGACGATTTTGTATGGGCTGCTGGTAAAAGTCATAATGATTTTGCTGATTCAAAAATTTGCTGGGTTGACAGTCCTGCTTTAACAAAATTTACAAAACCTGTAGCTATTGAAGTTTGGGGTTTAAATACTTTTGGCGGAATTTAATTTGACCACTTTATTTTATCTCTTTTTTTAATAAAATAATTTTACAACAAAAATTCATTTTTTAAATAAAGAGATAATTTAATTTTTGAGGTAAATGGTGAAATTAAATTTAAAAGAAATATTTGTTAATCGTTTCCAAAAATTTACATGGAAACATTTTCCTTCTCATAAAGATTTATTTTTATGCTTTCTAAGTGGCGTTTTATTTTCTTCCACTTTCCATTCTTTAAATTTCTTACCACAGTGGTTTCGAAATTTTAATTTCATTTTACTCTCTCCTTTATTTTTTAGTTTAATGAATTTAAACAAAATTCATAAGACAAAAGTGCGCATATTTCATTTTATAGTACTTGTTTTTATTTTTTCATTCCCTCTTGAATTTATTGGTTTTACATGGATATTTACTAGTATAAAATATTTTTTTGGTTATTCAACTTTATTAACAAGTTTGGTTTATTTTTTAATTTGTTCATTATCTTGCATTTACTATTTATTCCTTTTATCCCCTTTTTTTATCCTTTCGCAATTCAAAAAAGATAAATATTTTAAAATAATTTACTTATTTATAATTTCAATTTTAATGGCTACTTTAGAGCATATTTATCCAAGATTATCCAATTGGTATTTTGGCTACTCTTTTTATTACAATATTAACCTAAGCCAAATTGCGTCTATACTAGGTTCTTATGGATTATCTTTTATACTTTTTTATAGTAATTTATCATTTTCCTTTCTTTTTTATTCTAAAACAAATTTAAGTTCCATATTATATAAAAAAAGTTATATAAATTTGGGAGTTTTATCATCATTTATAATAATTTTAAATATTATTAGTCCTTACATTTTCATAACTAATGATAATAAATTTATAAAAATAGGATTTATTCAACCAAATTTTACTGTGATTCAAATAAATAATGATCTAACAATTGACCAAGATAAAAAACAAGAAAACTTAGAAAAACTCCTAATAAATTTAGATAATCCTAAATTAGATTTAATCATATTACCTGAAAGCGCCATTTATTATCAATTTGGTTTTAGTCCAGAAAAAATGACTGATATTGTAAACACTTCTAAAAAATTACAAACACCAATACTTCTACAAAGTGTTTTACCTTCTGATTCAAAAGAAAACTTACGTTTTAAAAATAAATATTCAGATATAATTGAGATAGAAGCCGCTGAATCAAAGTCATTTGTAATTTACCCAAATGGAAATACTTCTAATTTTTATACAAAGTGGAAACTCATGCCACTTGGTGAAGAGCTTCCTTTTAGTCATTTATTTCCAAAAATAGCCGACAAATATCTTATAGAAACAAAACAAACCATAAAGTTACTAAATGGAAATAAAGCAATTCCACTTAATTTTAAAAATTACAAAATTGGAATCTTTATTTGTTATGACTCTATTGATGAGAGTTTAAGTAATTTATTATCTCAAAACGGTGCACAATTTTTTGTGAATCAATCTAATTTTTTATGGATGGCAAAATCAAATGCCACTTTTGTTTTTTCTATAATAAATCAATTCAAAGCAATAGAAACAAATAAAAGCTTACTATTTTTAACTAATAATGGACCTACTTTATTATTTAATAAAAATGGAGAAGTTATTTTTAATAATAAAACTATATTTTCACAAAATGCTGGCTATTTAGAAATTCCAGTCAATCAGGATATTAGTTTTTATAGCAAATATTTTTTGGAAATAAAATATATTTTTGTACTTATAAGTATCATTTGTCTTATTTTATTTTTTAGAAAATTAATTTAAATATTTCCTAGATTTTTAATTATTAATTTATTAATTTTTTTTATTAAATTCCCATCCATTTTTTTTGAACAAAAGAGTGTTCTTTTATTTCCTACTTTTATATCATTAACTTTTTTAAATGCTAAATTTTTATTCATTTCGATGCTATTATTTTTAAAATAACTAAATTCATTTTCTGACATAATCATATAATCAGCTCTATTCATTATAATTTGTTGCAACATATTTGAGTTTTCAACAAAAGTTAATTTTAAGCCATTTCCTAAATCATCTTCTAATCTAGAAGAATCAATAGTATACTTTTTATTTTTAAGAAGTAACTCATCTACATATTTTCCATAAGAAAATCTAAACTTAACAAGCATAACTAAACTATAGTCTAACATAATTTCATTTAAAGTAGAATATTTATCAAATCGTGTATCATCTTTTCTAGTAACAATAATATAAGGCTTATCTTGATAAAATGGAACACTATAAATTCCATAATTTTTTCTTATATTTGATAATATGGCATAACCTGAACAAACATTTAATTTATTTTCTTTAATCACAATGTGTGTACGAGCAGCAGGAAATTCATGAAATTCATATTTTACATTTAAATTTTTAAAAACTTTGTCTAAGTTTTTAAATAAAGTACCATCTTTTAAATTTTTAGTATTTTCATCAATCATATAATAAGGAGGCCTTACTTGATAATGAATGATAATCTCTTCGTTTTCACTTGCCATTAAATTAAGAGGCGAAAGAATCATTTTAATGAAAAAAAAGAATAATAATTTCATAATTACAAACCTCCATTACAACAATACAATGATTCTAGTTATTTACAATTTAAAGCCTCTATAAATTTGACTAAATCACAAATAAAAATATTAAATTTAAATATGGAAATGGTATATTTATTTAATCTTGAATTTATTGGAGCCAATATGAGTGAAGAAACAGAGCATAATCATTCCCATGGTTTTTCAAAAGCAAAAGAAAAACCTTTAATAATAGCATTACTTTTAACCGGAACTTTCTTTTTTGTAGAATTATTTACAGGAATTTTTTCTGGAAGCCTTGCTTTAATATCCGATGCTACTCATATGCTAACTGATGTTATTGGAATAGCAATTGCTCTAGTTGCAATCAAAATTGCAAAAAGACCCGCTGATTTAAAGAGAACTTATGGATATTACCGGTTCGAAATATTAGCTCCCTCTTTTAATGCATTTTTATTATTTTTTGTTGGAATTTATATTATTTATGAGTCTTATGAAAGATTTATGAATAAAGATACGGTTGATTTAAAAATTGGACCTATGTTTTTTGTTGCAATTGCAGGTTTAATTATTAATTTAATCAGTATGAAAATTTTAAGTAGCGGTAAAGATGGGAACTTAAACTTAAAAGGTGCTTATCTTGAAGTCATGAGTGACATGATTAGTTCTGTTGGAGTTATCATTGCAGCAATTATAATTAAATTTACAGGTTGGAAATGGGTTGACTCAATAATAGCAATTGCTATTGCGCTATTTATCATTCCAAGGACATGGTCATTATTAAAAGATAGTATGAATATTTTACTTGAAGGAGTTCCAAAAGGAATAAAATTAGAAAATATGAATTCAGAATTATCAAAAATTGAAGGTGTTTTAAATATTCACGACTTACATGTTTGGGCAATCTCTAATGATAAAATTAATTTTACAGCTCACATTGTTTATTCAAAAAATTATAACCAAAATAAAATTTTAAATGAGATTAAAGAAGTTCTTGAACATAAATTTCACATCACCCACGTAACAATTCAATTGGAACTTGAAAACTGTGGGCAAGATAGGGAACATGGAAATAAATAACTTAACTTATTAACTTCTCTTTTATTTTTCCAGCTAAATACTGTTCTACTTCCTCATATTTAACAGAAAGCAATTCTTTTTTATCACTCAATTCCCTAACAGACATTTCTAAATTGATTACACCTCTGCCTTTTAAACCACAGGGAATGATATTAGAAAAAGTTTCGAGTGAATTTGTCACATTAAATGCAATTCCGTGTTTTGTTACTTTATCTTTAATGCGAATTCCTATAGCACCAATTTTATTTTGTCCTACCCAAACACCCGGATTTATTTCATCCCGATTTGCACTAATTCCAAAATGAGCAGCGGTTTCAATCATGGCTTCTTCCAAGGAATTTACATAGGAACGTACCGTATGGCGATATTTATCAATATGAAAAATAGGATAAATAACAATTTGTCCTGGTTCGTGGACAGTGACACTGCCACCCCTATCAATTTTATGATACGCAACTCCTTTATATTTGAGTTGCTCAGGAGGTATTAGCATGTCTTCCAATAATTCTCTTTTGCCCATTGTTACTGTAGGAGGATGCTGAACTACTAAAATAACACCTTCCTGATTTGAATTTTTAGATATTTCAGAATGAAGTGACTCCATTAAACCTAAAGCATCACCATAAGGTAACAACCCTAAATACTTAATTTCCATACTACTGAATTGCCTCACGAATTCTTGCCGAAAGAAAGTCCATTCCCCAAACTACTAAAAAAATTAAAAAGGCAAGACTTCCTACTTGTGTCCATCTGGCAAGCATTTGTTCTTGAATTAAAATACTTCCAATACCACCGCCGCCAACAAGACCAATAACGGTTGCCATGCGAACGTTGATATCCCAACGGTATATTGTAAATGCAAGAAAGGGAAGAATAACTTGAGGAACAACAGCGTACCAAACGACAGAAATTCGATTTGCACCTGTTACTTGAAGTGCTTCGATAGGACCTTCATCTACACCCTCTACCGCTTCAGAATATTGTTTCACTAAGCTTGAAACACTATGAACCATAAGAGCCATAGCACCTGCAAATGGGCCTATACCAATCCAGACTGAAAATAAAATAGCCCAAATAAGAGGCTCAATAGAACGTGTGATATTCATGTAAGAGCGAATTAAAAAGTAAAAAGATCTCATTAAATAACTATGTCTAGTTAAATTTCGAGAAGCAAAAAAAGATAAAACAAAGGCTACAGGGACACTAAAAAATGTGGCAATAAAGGCGAGGTAAATAGACTCCGCTAATTTTCCTAACGCTTTGCTAAAATATGTTAAATCGTTTGGAATACATTGAATATGAAATAATTCAGCCTTATTTATAAAAATTGCATTATGAGCTTTTACAAATAAATTTAAAAACCACTGTAAGCCATCGTATAAGGAAAATGTACCAATGGATTCACCTACACCGGGAACACCACAGGCAAGTTGCAAGCTCAAACGACCTGCCCCTAATAAACCATCAATTTGTAATATTTTTGAGACACTTACATTGATTAAAACTAAACCTGTTACAAGAGTAATAATAACTAATATATAAGCTTCGCATCTAGCAAATTTCCAATGATGATTTAATTTAATAGAATCTTCTGGATTTGTTACTTGTAATTTAGAAAGACTTGCAATCCAAGAACCAAAACCCTTACATTTTAAAGAAATAAAAAAACCGATTATAGCGCCTATTGCAAATAAGATAAAAAACCATTTCCAAGGAAATTCAAAGTAACGACTATCAAAATTTATTTTTTGAATTAAATTTAAAGCGAACGCATTAGGCTCTTCAGAGTAAGCTAAGTTTTCTATAAAAGGAAGTATAATAGAAAATACAAGAATTTTGCCTAAAAATATAATAAAATAAGCCCAGACAAACATTTCTATAAAAAGACCGGCAACAGCTCTTTTACGACGCTTGGATTCCATCATTGGAATAAAAGAAGGGAATTTCATTAATGTATCTCCACTTCTCGAGCGTCTGCTCCATAAATATCTTTAAACCATTTTTCCGTGATATCGGTCGGCTTTCCTTCAAAAACCAATTCCCCATTTTTTAATGCAATGACATGCGTTGAATAATCGCGTACTAAGCTTAAAAAATGCAAATTACAAACAACCGTAATATTTCTTTTTTGATTTAAATCTTTTAAATAATTCATAACCGAATAACTGGTTGTAGGATCTAAAGAGGCAACAGGCTCATCGGCAAGTAATAAATGAGGATTTTGAACCAAGGTACGAGCAATGGCAACTCTTTGTTTTTGCCCACCGGATAATCCATCAGCTCTTACCAAAGCTTTATCTGAAATACCGACAATTTTTAAAGCATCATAGGCATCATCAATCCATTCTTGAGGCCATTTTTTAAAAATACCTCCTAAAAAATGATCATTAAATTGACCAAGACGACCCATTAAAACATTATTTATGACATTACGACGGTTGATTAAATTAAAATGTTGAAAAACCATCCCTATTTTGGTTCGAACTTCTCTTAATTTATGCTCATTCACATGAGTTATTTCTTGTCCTTCAAAAGAAATTGAACCCGAAGTGGGTTCATGAATTCGATTTA includes:
- the lipB gene encoding lipoyl(octanoyl) transferase LipB, coding for MEIKYLGLLPYGDALGLMESLHSEISKNSNQEGVILVVQHPPTVTMGKRELLEDMLIPPEQLKYKGVAYHKIDRGGSVTVHEPGQIVIYPIFHIDKYRHTVRSYVNSLEEAMIETAAHFGISANRDEINPGVWVGQNKIGAIGIRIKDKVTKHGIAFNVTNSLETFSNIIPCGLKGRGVINLEMSVRELSDKKELLSVKYEEVEQYLAGKIKEKLIS
- the phnE gene encoding phosphonate ABC transporter, permease protein PhnE — encoded protein: MKFPSFIPMMESKRRKRAVAGLFIEMFVWAYFIIFLGKILVFSIILPFIENLAYSEEPNAFALNLIQKINFDSRYFEFPWKWFFILFAIGAIIGFFISLKCKGFGSWIASLSKLQVTNPEDSIKLNHHWKFARCEAYILVIITLVTGLVLINVSVSKILQIDGLLGAGRLSLQLACGVPGVGESIGTFSLYDGLQWFLNLFVKAHNAIFINKAELFHIQCIPNDLTYFSKALGKLAESIYLAFIATFFSVPVAFVLSFFASRNLTRHSYLMRSFYFLIRSYMNITRSIEPLIWAILFSVWIGIGPFAGAMALMVHSVSSLVKQYSEAVEGVDEGPIEALQVTGANRISVVWYAVVPQVILPFLAFTIYRWDINVRMATVIGLVGGGGIGSILIQEQMLARWTQVGSLAFLIFLVVWGMDFLSARIREAIQ
- the lnt gene encoding apolipoprotein N-acyltransferase — encoded protein: MKLNLKEIFVNRFQKFTWKHFPSHKDLFLCFLSGVLFSSTFHSLNFLPQWFRNFNFILLSPLFFSLMNLNKIHKTKVRIFHFIVLVFIFSFPLEFIGFTWIFTSIKYFFGYSTLLTSLVYFLICSLSCIYYLFLLSPFFILSQFKKDKYFKIIYLFIISILMATLEHIYPRLSNWYFGYSFYYNINLSQIASILGSYGLSFILFYSNLSFSFLFYSKTNLSSILYKKSYINLGVLSSFIIILNIISPYIFITNDNKFIKIGFIQPNFTVIQINNDLTIDQDKKQENLEKLLINLDNPKLDLIILPESAIYYQFGFSPEKMTDIVNTSKKLQTPILLQSVLPSDSKENLRFKNKYSDIIEIEAAESKSFVIYPNGNTSNFYTKWKLMPLGEELPFSHLFPKIADKYLIETKQTIKLLNGNKAIPLNFKNYKIGIFICYDSIDESLSNLLSQNGAQFFVNQSNFLWMAKSNATFVFSIINQFKAIETNKSLLFLTNNGPTLLFNKNGEVIFNNKTIFSQNAGYLEIPVNQDISFYSKYFLEIKYIFVLISIICLILFFRKLI
- the phnC gene encoding phosphonate ABC transporter ATP-binding protein, which encodes MTLQTEQNHDYILQVNNLVKTYPNGTKALKGISFNVPKGAFLSVIGLSGSGKSTLLRCINRIHEPTSGSISFEGQEITHVNEHKLREVRTKIGMVFQHFNLINRRNVINNVLMGRLGQFNDHFLGGIFKKWPQEWIDDAYDALKIVGISDKALVRADGLSGGQKQRVAIARTLVQNPHLLLADEPVASLDPTTSYSVMNYLKDLNQKRNITVVCNLHFLSLVRDYSTHVIALKNGELVFEGKPTDITEKWFKDIYGADAREVEIH
- a CDS encoding transporter substrate-binding domain-containing protein; its protein translation is MKLLFFFFIKMILSPLNLMASENEEIIIHYQVRPPYYMIDENTKNLKDGTLFKNLDKVFKNLNVKYEFHEFPAARTHIVIKENKLNVCSGYAILSNIRKNYGIYSVPFYQDKPYIIVTRKDDTRFDKYSTLNEIMLDYSLVMLVKFRFSYGKYVDELLLKNKKYTIDSSRLEDDLGNGLKLTFVENSNMLQQIIMNRADYMIMSENEFSYFKNNSIEMNKNLAFKKVNDIKVGNKRTLFCSKKMDGNLIKKINKLIIKNLGNI
- a CDS encoding cation diffusion facilitator family transporter, which encodes MSEETEHNHSHGFSKAKEKPLIIALLLTGTFFFVELFTGIFSGSLALISDATHMLTDVIGIAIALVAIKIAKRPADLKRTYGYYRFEILAPSFNAFLLFFVGIYIIYESYERFMNKDTVDLKIGPMFFVAIAGLIINLISMKILSSGKDGNLNLKGAYLEVMSDMISSVGVIIAAIIIKFTGWKWVDSIIAIAIALFIIPRTWSLLKDSMNILLEGVPKGIKLENMNSELSKIEGVLNIHDLHVWAISNDKINFTAHIVYSKNYNQNKILNEIKEVLEHKFHITHVTIQLELENCGQDREHGNK